The Halomonas sp. THAF5a genome segment AGGCCGCGCTGATGGCGCGGCTGGCCTACCCCTCCGACCTGGTGCGCGAGCACGTTCGCTGGGCGCTTTCCCGCCAGCGCGACAAGCGCGAGGCGCGCATCGCCAGCGCCGGCTAGCCCGCCTCCCCGTCGCCGCTCTCCGGCATGCGCCGCAGCCGCTTGGTCCAGCGCTGGCGCGCGTACTTGCGCAGGTTGGCCACGTTGTCGGTCTCGTCGACGATGTCCTGGCCGAGGATCGCCTCGAGCATGTCCTCCAGGGTGACCAGCCCGACCCAGGTCCCGAGCTCGTCGTAGACCACGCAGAGGTGCTGGCGGTCGCGCAGCATGACCGCGAAGAGGTGCTCGACGTTCTCGTCCTCCTGGACGCTGCGCACCGGATGCATCAGCGACTTGAGGGTCGTCTCCGGCGCGGCGTGGTAGGTGTCGGCCTTGTGCACGTAGCCCAGCGCCTGCTCGCCGCCGTCCATCACCGGGAAGCGGGTGAAGGCCGAGCGTCCGAGCTGCTCGTCGAACTCCGCCACGCTCATCTGCGGCTTGACGGTGACCGAGACCGTGCGCGGCGTCATCACCTCCTTCACCCCGATCTCGTGCAGGTTGATGATGTTGGTGATCACCCGCACCTCGTCGGCGTCCAGGGCCCGCTCCTCCAGGCCGATCTGCGCCAGCGCCTTGATCTCGCCGCGCATGTCGGTGTCGTGCTCGTGGCGGCCGATGCGCCGGGTGATCGCCTCGGAGAGCCAGATGAACGGCTTCATCGCCCACACCATCGCCCCCAGCACCTTGACCAGGCTCCCCGCCAGCTGGCGCCAGTAGGTGGCGCCGATGGTCTTGGGAATGATCTCGGAAACGAACAGGATCAGCAGCGTCATCACCGCCGAGGCGATGCCGAGCCAGGCCTCGCCGAACACCACCGTGACCTGGGCGCCCACGCCGGTGGCCCCCACGGTGTGGGCGATGGTGTTGAGGGTCAGGATGGCGGCCAGCGGCTGGTCGATATTCTGCTTGAGATGGGCCAGGCGGCGATGCAGCTCGGGGCGCGTCTCGCGCAGCCCGGCCACGTAGCTCGGCGTCATCGAGAGCAGCGCCGCCTCGAGCAGCGAGCAGATGAATGAGACGCCGATGGAGAGGGCGGCAAACGCGGCTAGCAGGAACATGAGGGCCTCGCGTCAGGAGTCAGGGACGCCGTCGGGCGGCGTCGGGGCGGGCGGCAGGGCTCGGGGCGGCGCTATCGGCCTCACTCCTCCTCGTCGCTACGCGCATCGGCCGTCTTGAGCAGGGTGGTGCGGTAGTGGGCGAGCTCGGCGATGGACTCGCGGATATCGTCCATGGCGAGGTGCACGTTGCGCTTCTGGAAGCCCGCCAGGGCGCCCGGGTTCCAGCGCTTGGCGAGCTCCTTGAGGGTCGAGACGTCGAGGTTGCGGTAGTGGAAGAAGGCCAGCAGCTCGGGCATCTCCCGCTCCAGGAAGCGGCGATCCTGGTGGATGCTGTTGCCGCACATCGGCGAGGCGCCGGCCTCGACGTGGGCGGCGAGGAACTCGAGGGTGCGCCGCTCGGCCTCGGCGGTGTCGACCCGGCTCTCCTTGACCCGCTCCACCAGCCCCGAGGCCCCGTGGGTCCGGGTGTTCCACTCGTCCATGGCGTCGAGCAGTGCGTCGGGCTGGTGCACCGCGATCACCGGGCCCTCGGCGATGATATTGAGATCGGCGTCGGTGACCAGGGTGGCGATCTCGATGATGCGCTCGCGGTTCGGGTCGAGCCCGGTCATCTCGAGGTCGATCCAGATCAGGCGCTGGCGTCGCGCATCGGCGGTGGCGGGCGTGGGGTGCTCGGTCATGGGGGCTTCCTTGGGGGCGCCGGCGGACGACAGCGGGCGCCTTGGGTGAGTACAATGCGCCCTATTGTAGCGAGCTTCGGGCCCCCATGAGCAAACGCAAGTTGAGCCGCCAGCAGCGCTGGCGCATCGAGAAGGTCCAGGCCGAGCGCGCCCGCCGCGCCGATCGGCGCAAGGCCAAGGACAGCGACAAGCTGGCCGCCGGCGAGTACGGGCCGGAGCAGAACGGCCGCGTGATCGCCCACTTCGGGCGCACCCTGGACGTGCGCGCCGATGCGGGCGGCGAGACCGTGCGCTGCCACCTGCGCGCCAACCTCGAGGGGCTGGTCACCGGCGACCGGGTGATCTGGCGCGCCGCCCACGACGCCCGGGACGGCGTGGTGGTGGCCCGGGGCGAGCGCGCCAGCGTGCTGGAGCGCCCCGACCCCCGCGGCCAGCTGAAGCCGGTGGCCGCCAACATCGACCAGATCCTGATCGTCTTCGCGGTGGAGCCCGCGCCCCACGCCAACCTGATCGATCGCTACCTGGTGGCCGCCGAGGCCACCGGCATCGCGCCTGTGCTGGTGCTCAACAAGATCGACCTGCTGCCGGCCGAGGGCGGCGAGCTGCGCGCACTGCTGGCGCGCTACGAGGCGCTGGGCTATCCGGTGGTGACCACCACCACCGAGCGCGAGGGCGGCCTCTCGGCGCTCTACGCGCGGCTCGCCGGCCGCACCTCGGTGTTCGTCGGCCAGAGCGGCGTGGGCAAGTCGTCGCTGATTGACCGCCTGCTGCCAGACGAGGCGCTGCGCATCGGCGCGCTCTCCGAGGACTCCCGCAAGGGTCGCCACACCACCACCACCGCGCGGCTCTACCGCTTCGCGCCGGGCGAACCCGACGACGCCGAGGCCGGCGAGCTGATCGACTCTCCCGGGATCCGCGAGTTCGGCCTGACCCACCTGGACGAGCAGCAGGTCACCGAGGGCTTCATCGAGTTTCGCGAGGTGCTGGGGCGCTGTCGCTTCCGCGACTGTCGCCACCGCCAGGAACCGGGCTGCGCCCTGCTCGCCGCCGTGGAGCGCGGCGAGATCCACCCCGAGCGCTTCGCCAGCTACCGACGCATCGTCGAGAGTCTTGTGACAAGCTGACAGGACACAGGCCCCGGGCGACCAACCCGAGGCGCGACTGTCCGCATCGCGGAGCCTACCTCGAGGCGCCGAATTCAAGGAGCCGACTTTAAGGAGAGTGTGCCATGAGTTCCGAAGACAACCTGCTGCCGCTGATCGTCGAGCCCGACCAGCTGGCCGCCCGGCTCGACGAGCCCTCGCTTTTGATCATCGACGTGCCGCTCAAGGCCGAGAGCCATGACGCGGGCCACGTGCCCGGCGCCCTCTTCCTCGATCATCGCCGGCTGCTGGCCGGCGAGGGTGAGGTGCCCAACGAGGTGCCCTCCGTCGAGGCGCTGTCGCGGCTCTTCTCGTCCCTCGGACTGACCCGCGACACCCACGTGGTGGCCTACGATGACGAGGGCGGCGGCTGGGCCGGCCGCCTGCTGTGGACCCTGGAGCTGATCGGCCACACCCGCTACTCCTACCTCAACGGCGGCCTCCACGCCTGGCGCGAGGCCGGCCTGCCGCTCTCCACCGAGACGCACGCCCCCGCACCCAGCGACTACCAGGCCGAGCTGCTCCATCCCGAGGTCGCCATCGATCGCCTCGAGCTCGAGGAGCGCCTGGGCGACAAGGGCTTCGCCATCTGGGACGCCCGCTCGCGGGCCGAGTACGACGGCGAGAAGGGCAACAACCGTCGCCTGGGCCACGTGCCCGGGGCGGTCAACCTGGAGTGGACCCGGGCCATGGACCCCGAGCGTGGACTGCGCCTGCGCGACTACGCCGAGCTCGTCACCGAGCTCGAGGCCATCGGCATCACGCCGGACATGGAGGTGGTCACCCACTGCCAGAGCCACCACCGCAGCGGCTTCACCTGGCTCGTGGGCCGCGCCCTGGGCTTCGAGAAGATCCGCGCCTACCCCGGCTCTTGGCAGGAGTGGGGCAACCGCGACGACACCCCCATCGAGACCTGATCGCCCGCTTCGACGGCCACGCCCGGGCGTGGCCTTTCCTCCCCGCTTCCCTGATGGACGACCGCCCGTGTCATTCGCTCGACTCTTCGCCCTGATCCAGTACCCCCTGCCTCACCACCTGCTCTCGCGACTGGTGGGACGGCTCGCCAGCTGCCGCGTGCCCTGGCTGAAGAACGCCCTGATCCGGGCCTTCATCCGCCGGTTCGAGGTCGACATGGACGAGGCCGCCGAGCCCGACCCGACCGCCTACGCGACCTTCAACGACTTCTTCACCCGCGCCCTGGAGGAGGACGCCCGGCCGATCGGCGAGGGCATGGTCTCCCCCGCCGACGGCACCCTCTCGCAGTTCGGCCCCATCGAGGCCGGCCAGCTGATCCAGGCCAAGGGCCACCGCTTCTCGGCCATGGAGCTGCTCGGCGGCGACGGCGAGGCGGCCCGGCGCTACCTGGGCGGCAGCTTCGCCACCGTCTACCTCTCGCCGAGCGACTACCACCGGGTGCACATGCCCGTCGGCGGCACCCTGACCTCGATGGTCTACGTGCCGGGACGCCTCTTCTCGGTGAACGCCGCCACCACCCACCACGTGCCCAACCTCTTCGCCCGCAACGAGCGGCTGGTGTGCCACTTCGACACCGAGCACGGCCCCATGGTGATGGTGCTGGTGGGGGCGATGATCGTCGCCGCCATCGAGACGGTGTGGGCCGGGCAGGTCACGCCGCTCTCCGGCGAGGTGCAGCGCATCCGATTCGACACCCCGGTGCGCCTGGAGAAGGGCGAGGAGATGGGCCGCTTCAAGCTCGGCTCCACCGTGGTGATGGCCTTCGCCGAGCCGGTGGACTTCGGCGACCTGGCGCCCGAGCAGGCGGTGCGCATGGGGCAGTCGCTGGGGCACGCCACGTCCACGTGACAGCGGCAGACGCCGCGCTAGACGGGCGAGCCAGCCTCGCCGCCATGCACCAACTGATACTGGCCGAGGCCATGGCTGACGTTCTTGCCAAGATGGGTGAACTGGCCCAGCCATAGCCAAGGCCACCAGGCCTTCAGGGCATCCCCCGTCAGGTGGATATCCCCCACCAGACCGTCCAGCCGGATGGCACGACCCTGCCGACTCGACTGGCGCTCCCAGCGATACAGGCGCATTTCGGTAGACAGCGCCAAGCCATCGCTGGTCGGCGGCGCCGGTCGCATTGCGGCGCCCGCCACCAGTTTCAGGCGCCGCACCAGAGCGGCGAGCAAGATAGGTGGTGTCACCTGTTCGGGGTGGCAGAGCCGACCACGATGCTGCAACCGCACCGGACTCATGAAGCGCAGCGTCAACGTGCTCAGGTCGTCTGGCACCCCTGCAGGCTGTAGCAGTCGGGCAAGGTGCGGTGACCATTCACTGTGAGCTTCCTGCCAGACCTCGTTCCAACGCTGCCCCTGATAGTGCTGGACCGATACCAGCCGCGCCCGCCCCCGGCGCGTGCCCAGCCCCTTGTAGAGCGCGCGCTGCCAGGCCCGCACAAGCAGTTCGACATCGGCCGGGGAAAGGCCGAAGACGGCCATCTCGAACTGGAACTGCGCCCCGGGGCGCAACGTATGGGGGCGTGTCACCGGCGAGCGCAGGATATAGGGCGGCGGCGGTGTGGGATGGCCTGGACTGGCGGTGCCCAGCGCCTTGGGCTCGAATAAGGCAGGGTAGCGGCAGGAGCGCAGCAGCGGGCAGCCCTCGCAGCTCGCCATCCCGGTCATGCAGGAAAGCTCTCGCAGCGCATGGCCCAGGGCACCTCGCAGCGTGGCACCAGCAAAACCCGGCAAGTGAATCGGCTGCTCGGCCACCGTCTGCAGACGATAGAGCCCCATCGGCAGCCCGGCGCTCACGGCCGTATCGAGCTGCTGGCCGGCTGTCGCTTCCATCACCCTCATCCGCCTAGTCTCCCCATAGCTCGCGCCTGAGCTGCTTGAACTCCTTGAGCTTGTTCTTGCTGCCGTGCGTCTTCAGGAAGGACTGGACCAGCGCCAGCAAGGCATCGCGATCCGCTTCCGGCCAGTGCACGGCGGCCTCCCTGACATCGGCCAGCAGCGCGTTGCGAAAGTCGCCACCGCTGCTGGGATTCTGGTTGACCGATTCCTGCACGGCCCGCTCCAGCCAGGCCAGCCGCTGCTGGCTCGGCGACAGGGCCGCCAGCGCCTGCCGCTCGCGCGCCTCCTCCCAGGCCTGCTCGATATCTCGTGTCCAGTCGTCAAGCTTCTTGACCACATCGTCATCACAGGCCGCGAAGCTGCCGTAGCCGGCCGCCGTCTTGGCACCGGCGCCGGCATGCCACAGGGCGCGCTCCAGCATTTCCTCCACCAGCGCCAGCAGCGCCGGCGTGTCGTCGCGCCGCACCCGCGGCGCGAAGGGAAACGCCAGGCTCGTCTGCTTGACGGCCAGGAACGGCACCGGGACCGGATCATGCCAGTCGGCGGGCAGGGTCTCGCGGATGCCAGGCTGCTCGGCCCCCTGCTCGTACCACTGGCCCATATGCGGCGTCATGGTATCGATCACCAGCGAGACCGGCTCCACCGGCAAGGCGTCGAAGAACAGCACCTCGCCGGCAACGAACTCATCGCTTGCGGCCGGATCCTTGCTGCGGCTGCCGAAGATCCGCTTGAGCGCCGCCTCAGGCTCGGCCAGGTGCTGCTCGATCCAGGCGCGTACCAGGCCCTTGACGCTGCTGCCGGGCAGGTAGGGCACCCCGAGGGTGGGATGAAACAGCAAGCCGTTCTCCACCGGGTGCGGAAGGCCAAGCCCGGTGGCAAAATGCCAGCGGGAGCTGAACGCGCACTGGCGCCCGCCGCGGTGCGCCATCAGTGCAGCCTGGCGCATCCAGTGTGCCTTGAGTGCATCGGGGTCACCCACTCTCAGCGCCCCGGGACCCGGGGCACACAGCGTCTTGAGGAAATCGCTCTTGGCCTCGTTGCCCAGCGAAAAGTCGCGCGCATACTGGGCGAAGAAGCGCTCGAACCATAGCCCCGGGTGGCCCTGCCCCCTTGCGGGAAAGCTCGCCGGCGCCCGGTGCTCGGCATAGAGTGGCAGCCCGGTCATCGCGCCTCCTCCACGTCGTCCTTGACGATCAGCGCCTCGGCAAACTTCTTGGCCCAGGCCAGCATAGCCTGGGTCTCCGCCGTGGCGCGCCGGTAGTGATGCTGGTCCTGGCTCATCAACGCCTGCAGCAATACTGGCTCGGCGGGATGCAGCCCCGGAGTGACCGCCTGGCCGGCATACACGGCCCCGTCGCCGCACAGCCAGTCTTCCAGCAGCTTGTAGATCACCCCGTAGGCCGCATAGTTGGTGCGCTTGGCGAAATAAAACGCCATCGCCTGGCCAAAGCCGTTCATCTGGATCATGGCCGGCAGGCGGCGCAGGTAGCTCTTGAGCTGCGTGTGCTGGTACTGGCTGTTTTCCGACTCGGCCAGCGCCTCCTGCAGCCGCTGCAGCGCAAACTCGGCGCGGCGCTGCTCGACCAGGCGCAGCGACCGACCGCTGCTTGACGACATCCCAACCGCCTTTGGCCGACAAGTCTCACGGGGTGGTGAGCGATCGCCTGACCTGGACACTCTGGCCTGCAGCACCCCCGAGGACGCGTTACCGGACTTCTGCTTTTTCTTGCTCATGCCTCGCCCCCCTTTGCCTCGCTGCCCAGCCGGGCC includes the following:
- a CDS encoding CNNM domain-containing protein; this encodes MFLLAAFAALSIGVSFICSLLEAALLSMTPSYVAGLRETRPELHRRLAHLKQNIDQPLAAILTLNTIAHTVGATGVGAQVTVVFGEAWLGIASAVMTLLILFVSEIIPKTIGATYWRQLAGSLVKVLGAMVWAMKPFIWLSEAITRRIGRHEHDTDMRGEIKALAQIGLEERALDADEVRVITNIINLHEIGVKEVMTPRTVSVTVKPQMSVAEFDEQLGRSAFTRFPVMDGGEQALGYVHKADTYHAAPETTLKSLMHPVRSVQEDENVEHLFAVMLRDRQHLCVVYDELGTWVGLVTLEDMLEAILGQDIVDETDNVANLRKYARQRWTKRLRRMPESGDGEAG
- the orn gene encoding oligoribonuclease, which translates into the protein MTEHPTPATADARRQRLIWIDLEMTGLDPNRERIIEIATLVTDADLNIIAEGPVIAVHQPDALLDAMDEWNTRTHGASGLVERVKESRVDTAEAERRTLEFLAAHVEAGASPMCGNSIHQDRRFLEREMPELLAFFHYRNLDVSTLKELAKRWNPGALAGFQKRNVHLAMDDIRESIAELAHYRTTLLKTADARSDEEE
- the rsgA gene encoding small ribosomal subunit biogenesis GTPase RsgA, which produces MSKRKLSRQQRWRIEKVQAERARRADRRKAKDSDKLAAGEYGPEQNGRVIAHFGRTLDVRADAGGETVRCHLRANLEGLVTGDRVIWRAAHDARDGVVVARGERASVLERPDPRGQLKPVAANIDQILIVFAVEPAPHANLIDRYLVAAEATGIAPVLVLNKIDLLPAEGGELRALLARYEALGYPVVTTTTEREGGLSALYARLAGRTSVFVGQSGVGKSSLIDRLLPDEALRIGALSEDSRKGRHTTTTARLYRFAPGEPDDAEAGELIDSPGIREFGLTHLDEQQVTEGFIEFREVLGRCRFRDCRHRQEPGCALLAAVERGEIHPERFASYRRIVESLVTS
- a CDS encoding sulfurtransferase, which codes for MSSEDNLLPLIVEPDQLAARLDEPSLLIIDVPLKAESHDAGHVPGALFLDHRRLLAGEGEVPNEVPSVEALSRLFSSLGLTRDTHVVAYDDEGGGWAGRLLWTLELIGHTRYSYLNGGLHAWREAGLPLSTETHAPAPSDYQAELLHPEVAIDRLELEERLGDKGFAIWDARSRAEYDGEKGNNRRLGHVPGAVNLEWTRAMDPERGLRLRDYAELVTELEAIGITPDMEVVTHCQSHHRSGFTWLVGRALGFEKIRAYPGSWQEWGNRDDTPIET
- the asd gene encoding archaetidylserine decarboxylase (Phosphatidylserine decarboxylase is synthesized as a single chain precursor. Generation of the pyruvoyl active site from a Ser is coupled to cleavage of a Gly-Ser bond between the larger (beta) and smaller (alpha chains). It is an integral membrane protein.), translated to MSFARLFALIQYPLPHHLLSRLVGRLASCRVPWLKNALIRAFIRRFEVDMDEAAEPDPTAYATFNDFFTRALEEDARPIGEGMVSPADGTLSQFGPIEAGQLIQAKGHRFSAMELLGGDGEAARRYLGGSFATVYLSPSDYHRVHMPVGGTLTSMVYVPGRLFSVNAATTHHVPNLFARNERLVCHFDTEHGPMVMVLVGAMIVAAIETVWAGQVTPLSGEVQRIRFDTPVRLEKGEEMGRFKLGSTVVMAFAEPVDFGDLAPEQAVRMGQSLGHATST
- the cas6 gene encoding CRISPR system precrRNA processing endoribonuclease RAMP protein Cas6, which gives rise to MRVMEATAGQQLDTAVSAGLPMGLYRLQTVAEQPIHLPGFAGATLRGALGHALRELSCMTGMASCEGCPLLRSCRYPALFEPKALGTASPGHPTPPPPYILRSPVTRPHTLRPGAQFQFEMAVFGLSPADVELLVRAWQRALYKGLGTRRGRARLVSVQHYQGQRWNEVWQEAHSEWSPHLARLLQPAGVPDDLSTLTLRFMSPVRLQHRGRLCHPEQVTPPILLAALVRRLKLVAGAAMRPAPPTSDGLALSTEMRLYRWERQSSRQGRAIRLDGLVGDIHLTGDALKAWWPWLWLGQFTHLGKNVSHGLGQYQLVHGGEAGSPV
- the cmr6 gene encoding type III-B CRISPR module RAMP protein Cmr6 gives rise to the protein MTGLPLYAEHRAPASFPARGQGHPGLWFERFFAQYARDFSLGNEAKSDFLKTLCAPGPGALRVGDPDALKAHWMRQAALMAHRGGRQCAFSSRWHFATGLGLPHPVENGLLFHPTLGVPYLPGSSVKGLVRAWIEQHLAEPEAALKRIFGSRSKDPAASDEFVAGEVLFFDALPVEPVSLVIDTMTPHMGQWYEQGAEQPGIRETLPADWHDPVPVPFLAVKQTSLAFPFAPRVRRDDTPALLALVEEMLERALWHAGAGAKTAAGYGSFAACDDDVVKKLDDWTRDIEQAWEEARERQALAALSPSQQRLAWLERAVQESVNQNPSSGGDFRNALLADVREAAVHWPEADRDALLALVQSFLKTHGSKNKLKEFKQLRRELWGD
- the cmr5 gene encoding type III-B CRISPR module-associated protein Cmr5, which produces MSSSSGRSLRLVEQRRAEFALQRLQEALAESENSQYQHTQLKSYLRRLPAMIQMNGFGQAMAFYFAKRTNYAAYGVIYKLLEDWLCGDGAVYAGQAVTPGLHPAEPVLLQALMSQDQHHYRRATAETQAMLAWAKKFAEALIVKDDVEEAR